The Paenibacillus sp. FSL R7-0204 genome includes a region encoding these proteins:
- a CDS encoding transglutaminase family protein produces the protein MKIQINHTTTYSYPEPVTDSVNEIRLTPRTNYRQSCYHHEVEVHPAANLLTYEDFFGNRVHAYSVNKPHTEMVIHTKATVVTLDKAQGTDLPHIPLEEQVKLLNDEKFQNRYIEFILPTRYTEVTPELVEFASQHPFEEAEDMYEWTRKLSSTIYEQFTYDPEATSVNTTVKRALMLKRGVCQDYAHLMIAVCRSVGLPSRYVSGYHFVGDLQGGNANFEQASHAWVETHIPGTGWLGFDPTNNVEVNWRYIKLGHGRDYKDIVPVKGVYRGGAGKLTVKVDVRQLEN, from the coding sequence ATGAAAATACAAATCAATCACACAACCACCTACAGCTACCCCGAGCCGGTGACGGACAGTGTCAATGAGATCCGGCTGACGCCGCGCACGAACTACCGGCAATCCTGTTATCATCATGAAGTAGAGGTGCATCCGGCGGCCAATCTGCTGACCTATGAGGATTTTTTCGGTAACCGGGTCCATGCTTATTCAGTGAATAAGCCGCACACGGAGATGGTCATTCACACCAAAGCTACCGTGGTCACGCTCGACAAGGCGCAAGGCACGGATCTGCCGCATATACCGCTGGAGGAGCAGGTGAAGCTGCTGAATGACGAGAAGTTTCAGAACCGGTATATAGAGTTTATTCTGCCTACCCGGTACACCGAGGTGACGCCGGAGCTGGTGGAATTCGCGTCGCAGCATCCTTTTGAGGAAGCCGAGGATATGTATGAATGGACCCGGAAGCTGTCATCCACCATCTATGAGCAGTTTACGTACGATCCTGAGGCGACCAGCGTCAATACTACGGTAAAAAGAGCACTGATGCTCAAGCGCGGAGTCTGCCAGGACTATGCGCATCTGATGATTGCGGTCTGCCGCAGTGTCGGCTTGCCTTCGCGTTATGTGAGCGGGTACCATTTTGTCGGGGATCTGCAGGGGGGCAATGCCAACTTCGAACAGGCCTCCCATGCCTGGGTGGAGACACATATTCCGGGTACGGGCTGGCTGGGCTTCGATCCGACCAATAATGTTGAAGTGAACTGGCGGTACATCAAGCTGGGGCATGGACGGGATTATAAGGATATTGTTCCGGTTAAAGGCGTATACCGTGGAGGAGCGGGCAAGCTTACGGTCAAGGTGGATGTACGGCAGCTGGAGAATTGA
- a CDS encoding circularly permuted type 2 ATP-grasp protein: MSKLDPLPGLSPYPLQHFYDEMYADERNVRPHYKHVHRMFSGMSPEELQGKQKLMQRRMMEEGITFTLYNPAQDQPMERTIPFDMIPRIIPKGEWERLEAGIVQRITALNLFIHDIYHEQYIVKDGIVPRRMIISNCYFRPEMSGLRVPGGAYITTSGIDLIRHHDGEYYVLEDNLRTPSGFSYLFKGRSLMNQLFPELSFASSIRDVDHSLNRFLSVLRSLSPSRTKDPVIALLTPGEYNSAYYEHAFLAQQMGIHLVEGRDLVAQDHKIYLKVMNGLRKVDVLYRRLDDDFIDPLAFQPSSLLGVAGLMNAYRAGNIAIANAPGTGVADDKAIYVYVPDIIRYYLNEEPILGNVPTYLLSRPQERQFVLDHLSEMVVKETSLSGGYGMLIGSEATKEELIDFRLKILAEPERYIAQPIMSLSRAPVLSEGSMAPRHIDLRAFVLMGADRKPHVIPGGLTRVAMREGSLVVNSSQGGGVKDTWVMA; encoded by the coding sequence ATGTCCAAACTAGATCCTTTGCCCGGTCTGTCTCCGTATCCGCTGCAGCATTTCTATGATGAGATGTATGCGGATGAACGGAACGTCCGGCCTCATTACAAGCATGTGCACCGCATGTTTTCCGGGATGAGCCCCGAAGAGCTGCAAGGCAAGCAGAAGCTGATGCAGCGTCGGATGATGGAAGAAGGCATTACCTTTACGCTGTATAATCCGGCACAGGATCAGCCGATGGAGCGGACGATTCCGTTTGACATGATTCCGCGCATTATTCCCAAGGGGGAATGGGAACGGCTGGAGGCGGGCATCGTGCAGCGGATTACCGCACTGAATCTGTTCATTCATGATATTTACCATGAGCAATACATTGTGAAGGACGGCATAGTACCGCGGCGGATGATTATTTCGAACTGTTATTTCCGGCCGGAAATGTCCGGACTCCGCGTGCCCGGCGGTGCCTACATCACAACTTCAGGAATCGATCTGATCCGGCATCATGACGGCGAGTATTATGTGCTGGAGGATAACCTGCGAACACCCTCTGGCTTCTCGTATCTGTTCAAAGGCAGATCGCTCATGAATCAGCTGTTTCCTGAATTGTCCTTTGCCAGCTCCATCCGCGATGTGGATCACAGCCTGAACCGTTTCCTCTCCGTGCTGCGCAGCCTGTCCCCGTCCCGGACCAAAGACCCGGTCATTGCTCTGCTGACACCGGGGGAATACAATTCGGCTTATTATGAACATGCTTTTCTGGCGCAGCAGATGGGCATTCATCTGGTTGAGGGCCGCGACCTGGTCGCGCAGGACCACAAAATCTATCTGAAGGTAATGAACGGGCTGCGCAAGGTCGATGTGCTGTACCGCCGCCTGGATGATGATTTCATTGATCCGCTTGCTTTTCAGCCCAGCTCATTGCTTGGGGTCGCAGGTCTGATGAATGCCTACCGGGCAGGGAATATCGCGATTGCCAATGCGCCCGGAACCGGGGTAGCGGATGATAAGGCCATATATGTGTATGTACCGGATATTATCCGCTATTATCTTAATGAGGAGCCGATTCTGGGCAACGTGCCGACTTATCTGCTGTCTCGGCCACAAGAGCGCCAATTTGTGCTGGATCATCTGTCTGAAATGGTGGTGAAGGAGACGTCGCTCTCCGGGGGCTACGGCATGCTGATCGGAAGTGAGGCCACGAAGGAGGAGCTAATAGACTTCCGGCTCAAAATACTGGCAGAACCCGAGCGTTATATCGCCCAGCCGATTATGTCGCTGTCCCGTGCACCGGTCTTGTCAGAAGGCAGTATGGCTCCGCGGCATATCGATCTGAGGGCATTTGTGCTGATGGGGGCTGACCGCAAGCCGCATGTCATTCCAGGGGGCCTGACCCGGGTGGCGATGCGTGAAGGCTCGCTGGTCGTGAATTCCTCCCAAGGCGGCGGAGTGAAGGATACCTGGGTAATGGCCTAG
- a CDS encoding alpha-E domain-containing protein, translated as MLNRNAEALFWIGRYIERAENHARLIDVHYHIQQEEDFQQEGHKWSRLIDALGVRSEYLRQFESFNEQDVLSFITLDMGNTNSLFSCVHQARNNLRTLRQHLPSELWDIVNGFNLWLGEQSVADIMRGPHQFYQQVKERAAMFLGAEQSVMLRGNEWHFIESGRFLERAENTTRILQTVTVSCKSKDINSIYTQLQAVLKSVSGYQSFRRYYADDMSPECILEFLIVNPFFPRSIRFSFHKLEEHLAKLELDTAEKGSGHEKVIRQAGKIKAELDYMEKDEMSGDLALDVLDALMISCQRLGRTMDGAFFRREGVSV; from the coding sequence ATGCTGAATCGCAATGCGGAGGCTCTATTCTGGATCGGCCGGTATATTGAACGGGCTGAGAATCACGCCCGGCTAATCGACGTGCATTACCATATCCAGCAGGAAGAGGATTTCCAGCAAGAGGGCCACAAGTGGTCACGCCTGATTGACGCGCTTGGGGTACGGAGCGAATATCTGCGGCAGTTTGAGAGCTTCAACGAGCAGGATGTATTGTCCTTCATCACACTGGATATGGGGAATACCAACTCCCTATTCTCCTGTGTGCATCAAGCTAGGAACAATCTGCGCACCCTGCGCCAGCATCTGCCGAGTGAGCTGTGGGATATTGTCAACGGCTTCAACCTGTGGCTGGGGGAGCAGTCGGTAGCAGATATCATGCGCGGTCCCCATCAATTCTATCAGCAGGTCAAGGAACGGGCGGCGATGTTCCTCGGTGCGGAGCAATCGGTGATGCTGCGGGGCAATGAATGGCATTTCATCGAGAGCGGCCGGTTTCTGGAGCGGGCAGAGAATACGACGCGTATCCTGCAGACCGTCACGGTATCCTGCAAGTCGAAGGATATCAATTCTATCTATACTCAGCTTCAGGCCGTGCTGAAATCGGTAAGCGGCTATCAGTCCTTCCGCCGGTATTATGCCGATGATATGTCGCCGGAGTGCATTCTTGAATTCCTGATCGTGAACCCGTTCTTTCCCCGTTCGATCCGCTTCTCGTTCCACAAGCTGGAGGAGCATCTGGCCAAGCTGGAGCTGGACACTGCAGAGAAGGGCTCTGGGCATGAGAAGGTGATCCGGCAGGCGGGCAAGATCAAGGCGGAGCTGGATTACATGGAGAAGGATGAGATGTCCGGGGACCTGGCCCTGGATGTGCTGGATGCACTCATGATATCCTGTCAGAGGCTCGGCAGAACGATGGACGGTGCTTTTTTTCGCCGTGAAGGAGTATCGGTATGA
- the ftsY gene encoding signal recognition particle-docking protein FtsY, with translation MSFFKKLKDSISGKTESVTKQFRDGLEKTRKGFVEKVSDLIIRRKKIDEEFYEELEEILISADVGVNTVMNLVEELRAEVKQKRIEDAAELQPILSRKLMELLRGDDDNSLNENPDGITVILFVGVNGVGKTTTIGKLAHRYKQEGKKVLLAAGDTFRAGAIEQLEVWGKRAGVDVIKQQSGSDPAAVMFDAVQAAKQRSVDVLICDTAGRLQNKSNLMEELNKIFRVIQREIPSAPHEVLMVLDATTGQNALTQAKLFGEKSGVTGLVLTKLDGTAKGGIVVAIRQEMNLPVKLVGLGEKMEDLQPFDSDQFVHALFAGMISEEADAEE, from the coding sequence ATGAGTTTTTTCAAAAAACTGAAAGACAGTATCTCCGGCAAAACGGAAAGCGTAACGAAACAGTTCCGCGACGGTCTGGAGAAAACACGCAAGGGCTTCGTTGAGAAGGTCTCTGATCTGATTATCCGCCGCAAAAAGATAGATGAAGAGTTCTACGAGGAGCTGGAAGAAATTCTGATCAGCGCCGATGTAGGCGTGAATACGGTCATGAATCTGGTGGAGGAGCTGCGCGCCGAAGTGAAGCAGAAGCGGATCGAGGACGCGGCAGAGCTTCAGCCGATTCTCTCCCGCAAGCTGATGGAGCTGCTGCGCGGCGATGACGACAATAGTCTGAATGAGAATCCGGACGGAATTACCGTGATCCTGTTCGTTGGCGTTAACGGAGTCGGGAAGACGACGACCATCGGCAAGCTGGCGCACCGCTACAAGCAGGAAGGTAAGAAGGTTCTGCTGGCGGCAGGCGATACCTTCCGTGCCGGAGCCATTGAGCAGCTTGAGGTGTGGGGCAAGCGTGCCGGAGTGGATGTTATTAAGCAGCAGTCGGGCTCGGACCCGGCAGCGGTGATGTTCGATGCGGTTCAGGCTGCCAAACAGCGCAGTGTGGATGTGCTGATCTGCGATACGGCAGGCCGGCTGCAGAACAAGAGCAATCTGATGGAAGAGCTGAACAAGATCTTCCGTGTCATCCAGCGCGAGATTCCAAGCGCACCGCACGAGGTGTTGATGGTGCTGGATGCGACCACCGGGCAGAATGCGCTGACTCAGGCTAAGCTGTTCGGCGAGAAGAGCGGTGTGACCGGTCTCGTACTGACGAAGCTCGACGGTACGGCGAAGGGCGGTATCGTGGTAGCGATCCGTCAGGAAATGAACCTGCCAGTGAAGCTGGTCGGCCTCGGCGAGAAAATGGAAGATCTCCAGCCGTTCGACTCCGACCAGTTCGTGCACGCCCTGTTCGCAGGCATGATCTCGGAAGAAGCAGACGCCGAAGAATAA